The following proteins are co-located in the Xiphophorus maculatus strain JP 163 A chromosome 8, X_maculatus-5.0-male, whole genome shotgun sequence genome:
- the LOC102227839 gene encoding dnaJ homolog subfamily B member 5-like — protein MVLIWTQFGVKQKNGNVKCKVRVMHRGDSSGSSSSAESTKSEQDTPCLSIKPTGKDFYKVLGVLPESNEDEIKKAYRKMALKFHPDKNSDPDAEEKFKEIAEAYEILTDPQKRSIYDQFGEEGLKNGISAGQGNIFRQNFQNDPHATFSSFFHNSDHFDIFFGSDPDADDDLFNPFRRSTFTHLGGFAGYEAGLRKGARHLSGEAVVHDLPVTLDEVMHGCTKQMKITRSRLNPDGRSLRTEEKVLNVVVKKGWKAGTRITFPREGDETLNSPPADITFILRDQDHPEYKRDGSNIVYTAQITLKEALCGCTVNVPTLDNRMMPLPCSDIIKPGEVRRLRGEGLPLPKSPSQRGDLVVEFQVLFPDRIPPQSREIIKHSLGQC, from the exons ATGGTTCTCATCTGGACCCAGTTCGGAGTGAAGCAAAAGAATGGAAATGTCAAGTGCAAAGTGCGAGTCATGCACAGGGGTGACAGCTCCGGATCATCATCGTCAGCT GAGAGCACCAAGTCTGAGCAGGACACGCCCTGCCTCTCCATCAAACCCACAGGCAAGGACTTCTACAAGGTCCTGGGCGTCTTGCCTGAGTCCAATGAAGATGAGATCAAGAAGGCCTACAGGAAGATGGCCCTCAAGTTCCACCCAGACAAGAACAGTGACCCTGACGCGGAGGAGAAGTTCAAAGAGATCGCAGAAGCTTATGAGATCCTGACCGACCCCCAGAAGAGAAGCATTTACGACCAGTTTGGAGAAGAAG GTCTTAAAAATGGAATTTCAGCAGGCCAAGGCAACATTTTCCGCCAAAATTTCCAAAACGACCCCCACGccaccttctcctccttcttccaCAACTCTGACCACTTCGACATCTTCTTCGGCAGCGACCCCGATGCCGACGACGACCTTTTCAACCCCTTCCGGCGATCCACCTTCACTCACCTGGGTGGCTTCGCCGGTTACGAGGCCGGCCTGCGGAAGGGCGCACGGCACCTGTCTGGCGAGGCCGTGGTGCACGACCTGCCGGTGACCTTGGACGAGGTGATGCATGGCTGCACAAAGCAAATGAAGATCACACGCAGCCGCCTCAACCCCGACGGCCGAAGCCTGCGAACCGAGGAGAAGGTGCTGAACGTTGTGGTGAAGAAAGGCTGGAAGGCTGGGACCAGGATCACCTTCCCCAGGGAGGGGGATGAGACCCTCAACAGCCCTCCTGCAGACATCACCTTCATTCTCAGGGATCAAGACCACCCAGAGTACAAGAGAGATGGGTCCAACATTGTCTACACAGCCCAGATCACCCTTAAAGAG GCTCTCTGTGGATGCACAGTCAATGTCCCAACACTGGACAACCGCATGATGCCTTTACCGTGCAGCGACATCATCAAGCCAGGAGAAGTCCGGAGGTTGAGGGGCGAGGGTCTCCCACTGCCCAAGAGCCCGTCCCAGCGGGGCGACTTGGTGGTGGAGTTCCAGGTGCTCTTCCCCGACAGGATCCCGCCACAGTCCCGCGAGATCATCAAGCACAGCCTGGGACAGTGCTAG
- the LOC111609577 gene encoding uncharacterized protein LOC111609577: MSQTRQTTPHNLTEGYPVANLTLVVLLLIPFVVILLLLNCLFLGYKVLVLSKKNSRPRREDTEEMLLRSALPRLRISDVAFSSLRDGRTAYMSLSEPVLSHPVTSSRASSRDGAGSTNRIRLLRPDGATGSGSLRAPSTIRAASSAQGFTPRLHMPSSSPSYSDSKPGWCRSAPVLLQSSDSEANSRVHLVPPNSPMEEAEHVDHIRQSSTYEKLTEVNAAAPVHPYDKLFMECEHMNSTSETSSQNSSAVGPGLDSDFGASAGVSLRILSADSDGLSNGLLSSALEWDYYDPCYVRQNNIPKHNHHRPVIHTKQYWV, encoded by the exons ATGTCGCAAACACGTCAGACCACCCCACACAATCTGACTGAAGGCTACCCTGTGGCAAACCTGACCTTAGTTGTCCTCCTGCTCATCCCCTTTGTGGTCATTCTCCTTCTGCTGAACTGTCTCTTCCTGGGCTACAAGGTCCTGGTTCTGTCAAAGAAGAACAGCAGACCGAGGCGGGAGGACACCGAGGAGATGCTCCTGCGATCCGCCCTGCCGAGACTCAGAATATCCGACGTGGCCTTTTCCTCTCTGCGGGACGGGAGGACAGCCTACATGTCCCTGTCGGAGCCCGTCCTGTCCCACCCGGTCACTTCTTCAAGGGCGTCGTCCAGAGACGGAGCCGGGTCGACTAACAGGATCCGGCTGCTGAGGCCCGACGGTGCGACTGGCTCCGGGTCTCTGAGGGCGCCGAGCACCATCCGGGCCGCGTCCTCCGCGCAGGGCTTCACTCCGAGGCTCCACATGCCTTCCAGCTCACCATCTTACAGTGACAGTAAGCCAGGCTGGTGTCGGAGTGCTCCGGTTTTACTGCAGTCCAGCGATTCAGAGGCTAACTCCAGAGTACACCTGGTTCCACCAAACTCTCCAATG GAGGAAGCGGAGCATGTGGATCACATTCGTCAGAGCAGTACTTACGAGAAGCTAACGGAAGTGAATGCAGCCGCTCCTGTGCATCCGTACGACAAGCTGTTCATGGAGTGTGAGCACATGAACTCAACCTCAGAGACATCCAGTCAGAACTCATCTGCTGTGGGTCCTGGGCTGGACAGTGACTTCGGAGCAAGTGCAG GTGTCTCCCTTCGCATTTTGTCTGCAGATAGCGACGGCCTGTCCAACGGACTGCTGTCTTCAGCGCTGGAGTGGGATTATTACGATCCCTGTTATGTCAGACAGAATAATATACCCAAACATAATCACCACAGGCCTGTGATCCACACAAAACAGTACTGGGTATAG